From Pseudomonas sp. B21-028, one genomic window encodes:
- a CDS encoding DNA circularization protein: MSWRDRLLPASFRGVGFWVDQAKTPVGHKGQLHEYPQRDQPFFEGLGQQARIHELTAFIVGPDCLEQRDKLLKALEQGRGELVHPWLGRMQVKVGECDMTQTRQDGGLVTFALKFYPDQPLQFPSAAINSQKLLLVSADNFLGSAVRRFEDAMTLIKAARIGIADLRNSLKEVYGVIEQELKPLIEVYGQLSELVKAVKELPKEVTAEFKGLLGDIRELKDFARDGYRGVIASVSQQVEAIRQADAPKLTTGKDTTAAAQAVADLVQDTLLVQAAQWIAAMPVAAPVVKLGATPSVAQQAVQPIQRRDVPVADDVLALRDALNEAIWQASLKADPDHYQALNNLRQQMAAHLTAVASSGVRLINLSFKQSLPALVVAYQQFADATRVTEVIQRNGVAHPGFLPPNDLKVSGE, encoded by the coding sequence ATGAGCTGGCGTGATCGTTTGTTGCCGGCGTCGTTCCGTGGCGTCGGGTTCTGGGTCGACCAGGCGAAAACCCCGGTAGGGCACAAGGGCCAGCTGCATGAATACCCGCAGCGCGACCAGCCGTTTTTCGAAGGGCTGGGCCAGCAGGCGAGGATCCATGAACTGACCGCGTTTATCGTCGGCCCCGACTGCCTGGAGCAGCGCGACAAGCTGCTCAAGGCGCTGGAGCAGGGCCGCGGCGAGCTGGTGCACCCTTGGCTGGGACGGATGCAGGTCAAGGTCGGCGAGTGCGACATGACCCAGACCCGCCAGGACGGCGGACTGGTCACGTTTGCCCTGAAGTTCTACCCCGACCAGCCGCTGCAATTTCCTTCGGCGGCGATCAACAGCCAGAAACTGCTGCTGGTGTCGGCGGACAACTTCCTGGGTTCGGCGGTGCGGCGTTTCGAAGACGCGATGACCTTGATCAAGGCCGCGCGGATCGGCATCGCCGACCTGCGCAATAGTCTCAAGGAAGTCTACGGCGTCATCGAGCAGGAGCTGAAGCCGTTGATCGAGGTCTATGGGCAGCTCAGCGAGCTGGTCAAAGCGGTGAAGGAGCTGCCCAAAGAAGTGACGGCGGAATTCAAGGGATTGCTGGGGGATATCCGAGAGCTGAAGGACTTTGCCCGTGACGGCTATCGCGGCGTGATTGCCAGCGTGTCACAACAGGTCGAAGCCATCCGCCAGGCGGACGCGCCCAAACTCACCACCGGCAAGGACACCACGGCGGCGGCCCAGGCCGTGGCCGATCTGGTCCAGGACACGCTGTTGGTACAGGCCGCGCAATGGATTGCGGCGATGCCCGTGGCGGCGCCGGTGGTCAAGCTCGGCGCCACGCCTTCAGTGGCGCAGCAGGCCGTGCAGCCGATCCAACGCCGGGACGTACCGGTGGCCGACGATGTGCTGGCTCTGCGCGATGCCCTCAACGAAGCGATCTGGCAGGCCTCTCTCAAGGCCGACCCGGATCACTACCAGGCGTTGAACAACCTGCGTCAGCAAATGGCCGCACACCTGACGGCGGTGGCGTCGTCGGGTGTCAGGTTGATCAACCTGTCGTTCAAGCAAAGCCTGCCGGCGCTGGTGGTGGCTTATCAGCAATTTGCCGATGCCACCCGGGTGACCGAAGTGATCCAGCGCAACGGCGTGGCCCACCCGGGTTTCCTGCCGCCCAACGACCTGAAAGTCTCGGGAGAGTAA
- a CDS encoding phage baseplate assembly protein: MSEFDNVVTLTVGGLDYGGWKSVEISADLERQFRTFKLDVTWQWPGQTQAVPIRPGDECQVRIGADLVLSGYVFKAPVSYDGRQITLSIEGGSRTQDLVDCAAINHPSQWRGQTVLSIVQALASQYGVGVVSEIPETARLSEHSIVPGETVFQSIDRLLTLFRVFSTDDAEGRVLLAKPGSAGRASDVLELGKNILSGNAPMDYSQVFSEYRVIGQHKGNDQQSGAAVSEVAGTATDLSFKRKRVTVISESAQLTFELAQQRADWESAIRTGRALTTTYRVQGWRQANGDLWRHNSLVRVIDPVLGFDGDMLISKVTYSLSAQGSVTTLQVAPPHTFDANPVPPKS; the protein is encoded by the coding sequence ATGAGCGAGTTCGATAACGTCGTCACGCTCACCGTCGGCGGGCTGGACTACGGCGGCTGGAAAAGTGTGGAAATCAGTGCGGACCTGGAGCGTCAGTTCCGCACCTTCAAACTCGACGTCACCTGGCAATGGCCGGGGCAGACCCAGGCGGTGCCGATCCGTCCCGGTGATGAATGCCAGGTGCGCATCGGTGCCGACCTGGTGCTCAGCGGCTATGTGTTCAAGGCCCCGGTCAGCTATGACGGGCGCCAGATCACGCTGAGCATCGAGGGAGGTTCCAGGACCCAGGATTTGGTGGATTGCGCAGCGATCAATCATCCGAGCCAATGGCGTGGGCAGACGGTGCTGAGCATCGTCCAGGCACTGGCCTCGCAATATGGCGTGGGGGTGGTCAGTGAAATCCCGGAAACGGCGCGTTTGAGCGAACACAGCATCGTGCCGGGAGAAACCGTCTTTCAATCCATCGACCGTTTGCTGACGTTATTCCGGGTGTTTTCCACTGACGACGCCGAAGGCCGCGTGCTGCTGGCCAAACCTGGCAGCGCTGGACGGGCCAGTGATGTGTTGGAACTGGGCAAGAACATTCTTTCGGGCAACGCGCCGATGGACTACAGCCAGGTGTTCTCCGAATACCGGGTCATCGGCCAGCACAAGGGAAATGACCAGCAGAGTGGGGCGGCGGTGAGCGAAGTGGCGGGCACCGCCACCGACTTGAGTTTCAAACGCAAGCGGGTGACGGTGATCAGCGAAAGCGCCCAGTTGACCTTCGAGCTGGCCCAGCAACGGGCCGACTGGGAAAGCGCCATCCGCACCGGTCGCGCCCTGACCACCACCTACCGCGTGCAGGGCTGGCGCCAGGCCAATGGCGACTTGTGGCGCCACAACAGTCTGGTGCGGGTGATCGACCCGGTGCTGGGGTTCGACGGCGACATGCTGATTTCCAAGGTGACCTATTCACTGTCTGCTCAAGGCTCGGTGACCACCTTGCAAGTCGCCCCGCCCCATACCTTCGACGCGAACCCGGTGCCACCCAAGTCCTGA
- a CDS encoding phage baseplate assembly protein V: MSLLTRLLARGTVVLANSASKLQSLQMRLTAGEVNDDMEHFEPYGFTSNPLAGAEGIATFLGGDRSHAVVLVVADRRFRLKALAPGEVAIYTDEGDRIHFKRSRVIDIDTATLNIRASNAVNIDSPVINHTGKIVSQGDQIAGGISQIKHVHVGVQTGSGQTGAPAGGQ; this comes from the coding sequence ATGAGCCTACTGACCCGCCTCCTGGCGCGCGGCACTGTCGTGCTCGCCAATTCGGCTTCCAAGCTGCAATCGCTGCAGATGCGCCTCACCGCTGGCGAAGTGAACGACGACATGGAGCACTTCGAACCCTACGGCTTCACCAGCAACCCACTGGCCGGCGCCGAGGGCATCGCCACTTTCCTGGGCGGCGACCGTTCCCACGCCGTGGTGCTGGTGGTCGCTGACCGCCGCTTTCGCCTCAAGGCCCTGGCCCCCGGCGAGGTGGCGATCTACACCGACGAGGGCGACAGGATCCATTTCAAGCGCAGCCGTGTCATCGACATCGACACCGCCACCCTGAACATCCGCGCCAGCAACGCGGTGAACATCGACAGCCCCGTCATCAACCACACCGGCAAGATCGTTTCCCAAGGCGACCAGATCGCCGGCGGCATCAGCCAGATCAAGCATGTGCATGTCGGCGTACAGACCGGCAGCGGCCAGACCGGCGCGCCGGCGGGAGGCCAATGA
- a CDS encoding phage GP46 family protein, with product MFISQNLHAALTRSVLISLFTWRRAADDDAVDDEERFGWWGDTFPTVADDRIGSRLWLLRRVKLTRQTQLDAEFYAREALQWLIDDGHCSVIDIISERLDAQRLNLRTVLTLADGQRLDINPDNSWQVTYAV from the coding sequence ATGTTTATCAGCCAGAACCTGCATGCCGCGTTGACCCGCTCGGTGCTGATCAGCCTGTTTACCTGGCGACGCGCCGCTGACGACGACGCCGTCGATGACGAGGAGCGTTTCGGCTGGTGGGGCGACACCTTTCCTACAGTCGCCGATGACCGCATCGGCTCGCGGCTGTGGTTGCTGCGCCGGGTCAAGCTGACCCGCCAGACCCAGCTCGACGCCGAGTTCTATGCCCGCGAAGCCCTGCAATGGCTGATCGATGATGGTCATTGCAGCGTCATCGACATCATCAGTGAACGCCTCGATGCCCAGCGCCTGAACCTGCGCACGGTCCTGACCCTGGCTGACGGCCAGCGCCTGGACATCAATCCCGATAACAGTTGGCAGGTGACCTATGCCGTTTGA
- a CDS encoding baseplate J/gp47 family protein has protein sequence MPFETPSLPVLIKRTQSDLASDSLRQSDAQVLARTLGGAAYGLYGYLDWIAEQILPDKADESTLERIAALRLNQARKAAQAASGSVSFTATAGAVLDVDTLLQSADGRAYKVTSARTTGNGLNTTTIAALEAGSLGNADAGLVLTPVQPVLGISSSFTVLAPGLTGGVARESLESLRARVIRSYRIIPHGGSAQDYETWALECPGITRAWCRGSYLGPGTVGLFIMRDDDPQPIPNAEQLEEVRAYIEPLRPVTAEVHVLAPVQVPVTYRLRITPDTSAVRAAVEAQLRDLHNREAGLGETLLLTHIAEAISSATGETDHTLIAPVADVIAASNQLLTFGGCVWLE, from the coding sequence ATGCCGTTTGAAACCCCTTCGCTGCCGGTGCTGATCAAACGCACCCAAAGCGACCTGGCCAGCGACTCGCTGCGCCAGTCCGATGCCCAAGTGTTGGCCCGTACCCTCGGTGGCGCAGCCTATGGCCTGTACGGTTACCTGGACTGGATCGCCGAGCAGATCCTGCCGGACAAGGCCGACGAGTCCACCCTGGAGCGCATCGCCGCCCTGCGGCTGAACCAGGCGCGCAAAGCCGCTCAGGCGGCCAGCGGCAGCGTCAGTTTCACCGCGACCGCCGGTGCGGTGCTGGATGTCGACACGCTGCTGCAATCCGCCGACGGCCGCGCCTACAAAGTGACCAGCGCCCGCACCACCGGCAATGGCCTCAACACCACCACCATCGCCGCGCTGGAGGCCGGCAGCCTGGGCAATGCCGATGCCGGCCTGGTGCTGACGCCGGTGCAACCCGTCCTCGGCATCTCCAGCAGCTTCACCGTGCTGGCGCCGGGGCTGACCGGCGGCGTCGCCCGGGAAAGCCTCGAATCCCTGCGGGCCAGGGTGATCCGCTCCTACCGCATCATCCCCCATGGCGGCTCGGCCCAGGATTATGAAACCTGGGCCCTGGAATGCCCCGGCATCACCCGCGCCTGGTGCCGCGGCAGCTATCTGGGACCCGGCACCGTCGGCCTGTTCATCATGCGTGACGACGATCCGCAGCCGATTCCCAATGCCGAGCAACTGGAGGAGGTCCGGGCCTACATCGAGCCCCTGCGCCCGGTCACCGCCGAGGTGCACGTGCTGGCGCCGGTGCAGGTTCCGGTGACCTACAGGTTGCGCATCACTCCCGACACCAGCGCCGTGCGCGCTGCCGTCGAAGCCCAACTGCGCGACCTGCACAACCGCGAAGCCGGCCTCGGCGAAACCCTGCTGTTGACTCACATCGCCGAAGCCATCAGCAGCGCCACCGGCGAGACCGATCACACGCTCATCGCACCTGTTGCCGATGTGATTGCGGCGAGCAATCAGCTGCTGACTTTCGGAGGCTGCGTATGGCTGGAATAA
- a CDS encoding YmfQ family protein has protein sequence MAGIRTAGEYLAQLRSLLPSGPAWDRERVPELEQVLGDIAEELARLDARAADLLHEMDPAGVSELVPDWERVMNLPDPCLGATPLYDDRRLAVRRRLLAVGNQAIAYYVEIARSQGYPNATVTELKAPRMGRARFGEAHFGTWQAQFMWILNTGGRLSLGRRFGASYWGERFGVNPGSALECLIHRNAPAHTQVHINYD, from the coding sequence ATGGCTGGAATAAGAACAGCCGGGGAATACCTGGCCCAACTGCGCAGCCTGTTGCCCAGCGGTCCCGCATGGGACCGGGAGCGGGTGCCTGAACTGGAGCAAGTGCTGGGAGATATCGCCGAAGAACTGGCGCGTCTTGATGCCCGTGCCGCTGACCTGCTGCATGAAATGGATCCGGCGGGGGTGAGCGAACTGGTGCCGGATTGGGAGCGGGTGATGAACCTGCCGGATCCGTGTCTGGGAGCCACGCCGCTGTATGACGACCGGAGGTTGGCGGTGCGTCGGCGGTTGTTGGCGGTGGGCAACCAGGCCATCGCTTATTACGTGGAAATCGCCAGGAGTCAGGGTTATCCCAACGCCACCGTTACCGAGCTCAAGGCGCCTCGCATGGGCCGCGCACGTTTCGGAGAGGCGCATTTCGGTACATGGCAAGCGCAGTTCATGTGGATTCTCAACACCGGGGGGCGCCTGTCTCTCGGTCGTCGTTTTGGCGCCAGCTACTGGGGAGAGCGCTTTGGCGTTAACCCAGGGTCGGCGTTGGAGTGCCTGATTCATCGCAATGCACCGGCGCATACGCAGGTGCATATCAATTATGACTAA
- a CDS encoding DUF4376 domain-containing protein — MPYVQRNDAGEITCRFANAQPGYAEEWVDENDIPVLLADLTALIASTRFDHEVAGTVVNGLSVSTDRTTQNKLTSAALQANRNADYTVDWKLSDGSFVALTSSAILALSDGVCNYVQACYSREAVLLAALSNGSFTEAMLREGWPM, encoded by the coding sequence ATGCCTTACGTTCAAAGAAATGATGCCGGTGAGATTACATGTCGCTTTGCTAATGCTCAGCCTGGCTACGCTGAAGAATGGGTTGACGAGAATGATATACCGGTCCTCTTGGCTGATTTGACCGCGCTGATCGCCAGCACCCGCTTTGATCATGAAGTTGCAGGCACCGTCGTTAACGGATTGAGTGTTTCTACGGACCGGACAACGCAGAACAAGTTGACTAGTGCGGCGTTACAAGCCAACCGCAATGCAGACTATACAGTCGATTGGAAGTTGTCCGATGGTTCATTCGTAGCGTTGACGTCTAGCGCAATTCTTGCTTTGTCGGATGGCGTCTGTAACTACGTGCAGGCGTGTTACAGCCGGGAAGCTGTGCTTCTAGCTGCATTGAGTAATGGCTCATTTACTGAGGCGATGTTAAGAGAGGGTTGGCCTATGTGA
- a CDS encoding cell wall hydrolase: protein MTAFDTDREVLALTLWGEARGEGVAGQIAVAWSIRNRVEDGKAKSWWGEGYVGVCLKPYQFSCWNKNDPNYPFVSGAKPIPPEQFAQALRVADRVISSTGPDITRGATHYYAITMLKPPAWAAKAMQTLRLGNHLFFKDVP from the coding sequence ATGACGGCTTTTGACACGGATCGCGAAGTTCTCGCACTTACGCTTTGGGGCGAAGCTCGCGGTGAGGGCGTCGCCGGTCAGATCGCGGTGGCCTGGAGCATCCGCAATCGTGTGGAAGATGGCAAGGCCAAGTCATGGTGGGGAGAGGGGTATGTTGGTGTTTGCCTGAAGCCATACCAATTCAGTTGTTGGAACAAGAATGATCCTAACTATCCGTTTGTGAGCGGTGCAAAGCCGATTCCGCCCGAACAATTCGCCCAGGCCTTGCGGGTGGCGGATCGGGTGATCTCAAGCACCGGTCCTGATATCACCCGTGGAGCCACCCACTACTACGCAATCACGATGTTGAAGCCGCCCGCCTGGGCCGCAAAGGCCATGCAGACTCTGCGCCTGGGCAATCATCTGTTCTTCAAGGACGTTCCATGA
- a CDS encoding lysis protein, translating into MNPISWKLVVVGVLMFLLLVAGSTWKVQDWRYGKLLAEQDRLHQSELADIGRAAAAQAQAEQGKRMALENRLSINEQTHYQVMIHAQKDQARLRDRLATSDLRLSVLLAENATGDHTLPAATGTGSLDHGTPRARLDPAHAQRIIAITDDGDRGLIALHACQAYVKALGQ; encoded by the coding sequence ATGAATCCGATCTCGTGGAAGCTGGTCGTTGTTGGCGTGTTGATGTTCCTGCTGCTGGTTGCCGGATCCACATGGAAGGTTCAGGACTGGCGCTATGGAAAGTTGCTGGCCGAACAGGATCGCTTGCATCAGTCGGAGCTGGCCGATATCGGTAGAGCGGCTGCCGCCCAGGCCCAGGCGGAGCAGGGCAAGCGCATGGCCCTGGAAAACAGGTTGTCGATCAATGAGCAAACACACTATCAGGTAATGATCCATGCACAGAAAGATCAAGCGCGTCTGCGCGATCGCCTTGCCACTTCTGATCTGCGGTTGTCAGTCCTCCTTGCCGAAAACGCAACTGGTGACCACACGCTGCCTGCCGCCACCGGCACCGGCAGCCTGGATCATGGCACCCCACGTGCCCGACTTGACCCGGCGCATGCTCAACGAATTATCGCCATCACCGACGACGGCGACCGTGGATTGATCGCCTTGCACGCCTGCCAGGCCTACGTCAAGGCGTTGGGTCAATAG
- a CDS encoding CinA family protein, with translation MDDITELAAELGRRLQLLNAHVTTAESCTGGGIAEAITRIPGSSAWFEAGYVTYSNRQKTQQLNVPDELFERVGAVSREVVEAMARGGQQKSLARFAVAVSGVAGPDGGSPNKPVGTVWLAWGVGERVFSEQRFFPGNRDEVRRQTVKAALEGLLQHAAVEISNQG, from the coding sequence ATGGATGACATCACCGAACTGGCGGCTGAGCTGGGCAGGCGCCTGCAATTGCTCAATGCCCATGTGACCACGGCCGAATCCTGCACCGGTGGCGGGATTGCCGAGGCGATCACTCGGATTCCGGGGAGCTCGGCCTGGTTCGAGGCGGGCTACGTGACCTATTCCAATCGCCAGAAAACCCAGCAACTGAATGTGCCCGACGAGCTGTTCGAGCGGGTCGGGGCGGTCAGTCGCGAGGTGGTCGAGGCCATGGCGCGAGGGGGCCAGCAGAAAAGTCTGGCGCGGTTTGCCGTGGCGGTCAGCGGCGTGGCCGGGCCGGACGGTGGTTCGCCGAACAAGCCGGTGGGCACTGTGTGGCTTGCCTGGGGCGTCGGCGAGAGGGTCTTCAGCGAGCAGCGATTCTTTCCCGGCAACCGCGATGAGGTCCGCCGACAGACGGTGAAGGCCGCGCTAGAGGGGCTGCTGCAACATGCCGCCGTAGAAATCTCAAATCAGGGGTAG
- the recA gene encoding recombinase RecA: MDDNKKKALAAALGQIERQFGKGAVMRMGDQDRQAIPSISTGSLGLDIALGIGGLPKGRIVEIYGPESSGKTTLTLSVIAQAQKAGATCAFVDAEHALDPEYAGKLGVNVDDLLVSQPDTGEQALEITDMLVRSNAVDVIIVDSVAALVPKAEIEGEMGDMHVGLQARLMSQALRKITGNIKNANCLVIFINQIRMKIGVMFGSPETTTGGNALKFYASVRLDIRRTGAVKEGDEVVGSETRVKVVKNKVASPFRQAEFQILYGKGIYLNGEMIDLGVLHGFVEKSGAWYAYNGTKIGQGKANSAKFLADNPDVAAALEKQLRDKLLSPVADVKALANRETADDMADVDI, encoded by the coding sequence ATGGACGACAACAAGAAGAAAGCCTTGGCTGCGGCCTTGGGTCAGATCGAACGTCAATTCGGCAAGGGTGCCGTAATGCGTATGGGCGATCAGGACCGTCAGGCTATTCCTTCCATCTCCACCGGCTCCCTGGGCCTGGACATCGCGCTCGGCATCGGCGGCTTGCCAAAAGGTCGTATCGTCGAGATCTACGGTCCTGAATCCTCCGGTAAAACCACACTGACCCTGTCCGTGATCGCCCAGGCCCAGAAAGCCGGTGCGACCTGCGCCTTCGTCGACGCCGAACACGCCCTGGACCCTGAGTACGCCGGCAAGTTGGGCGTCAACGTCGACGACCTGCTGGTTTCCCAGCCGGACACCGGCGAGCAGGCCCTGGAAATCACCGACATGCTGGTGCGCTCCAACGCGGTTGACGTGATCATCGTCGACTCCGTGGCGGCGTTGGTTCCCAAGGCGGAAATCGAAGGTGAAATGGGCGACATGCACGTGGGCCTCCAGGCTCGCCTGATGTCCCAGGCCCTGCGCAAGATCACCGGTAACATCAAGAACGCCAACTGCCTGGTGATCTTCATCAACCAGATCCGCATGAAGATCGGCGTGATGTTCGGCAGCCCGGAAACCACCACCGGCGGTAACGCGCTGAAGTTCTACGCCTCGGTTCGCCTGGACATCCGTCGTACCGGCGCGGTGAAGGAAGGCGACGAGGTGGTCGGCAGCGAAACCCGCGTCAAGGTCGTGAAGAACAAGGTCGCTTCGCCGTTCCGTCAGGCCGAGTTCCAGATCCTTTATGGCAAGGGCATCTACCTCAATGGCGAGATGATCGACCTGGGTGTGTTGCACGGTTTCGTCGAGAAGTCCGGCGCCTGGTATGCCTACAACGGCACCAAGATCGGTCAGGGCAAGGCCAACTCGGCCAAGTTCCTGGCGGACAACCCGGACGTTGCCGCAGCGCTCGAGAAGCAACTGCGTGACAAGCTGCTGAGCCCGGTTGCCGACGTCAAGGCATTGGCCAACCGCGAAACCGCTGACGACATGGCTGACGTTGATATTTGA
- the recX gene encoding recombination regulator RecX yields MTAVLDTLVAVRRTAMDLLARREHGRVELTRKLRQRGAPDDLIETALDRLTEEGLLSESRYLESFVSYRARSGYGPLRIREELGQRGLQRPDIEQALRESGIDWQDQLTDTWRRKFSGHLPIDARERAKQGRFLAYRGYSMEMINRLFSGRGLDD; encoded by the coding sequence ATGACCGCCGTACTTGATACCCTCGTCGCGGTGCGGCGAACCGCGATGGACCTGCTCGCCAGACGCGAGCATGGTCGGGTCGAGCTGACGCGAAAGTTGCGTCAGCGCGGTGCTCCGGATGACTTGATCGAAACGGCTCTCGACCGATTGACGGAAGAGGGCCTGTTATCGGAAAGCCGCTACCTCGAGAGTTTTGTTTCTTATCGCGCCCGCTCCGGCTACGGTCCGTTGCGAATTCGTGAGGAGCTGGGCCAGCGTGGTTTGCAACGTCCGGATATCGAACAGGCCTTGCGTGAAAGTGGTATCGATTGGCAGGACCAGTTAACGGATACCTGGCGTCGAAAGTTCTCCGGGCATTTACCCATCGATGCGCGAGAACGAGCCAAGCAAGGACGTTTCCTGGCGTATAGAGGCTATTCCATGGAAATGATCAACCGCTTGTTCAGCGGTCGTGGCCTGGATGATTGA